The Methanobrevibacter sp. genome contains the following window.
TTGACACACAAACTAGATTGTTTTAGATATTTTTTGTATAATTTAATAGTAACTTGTTTTCTTATTGGAAATTATTCTATTTTATTTTTTAAACGTTTAGTTAAACTATTTTATTTTTATTTAGAAAAACTTATATTGCAATAAGATAATATAACAATTGTTATTACTGTATATTAATGTAATGAAAATCGGGCTAGAATCATATATTTTAGAAAATACACTAATTGGAAGGTGATTAATTGTCAGATGGAAACAAAGTTTATAATTTGCTTATAACTAAGGGAGAATACGATCCCACTGAACAATATGAGTTTTATAAGGGAAGAATCAATGAGGAAGAAGATTTTTTATATAAAGAATATAATACTTTAGAACATGAATTAACTGATGAATTATTTGAAAAGATTGATGTAATTGTATTATTATTTGGTCTTTATAAATATGATAAAGAGTTATTCGATGAGTTAATGGCTAAATCAAAAGAATTGGATATTCCTTTACTTTCAATACGTTGTTATGGTATGGAAGCTATCTTAAAAGAATTGGAGGAAAAAGCTGATGCGGTGGTCGGATGGAATCCTCATTGTATCATAAATGCAATTGAAACTCTTACAGATAGGGAAAACTGGGTAAAACCATGTGATATTGCGGAAGATGAGTAAATTTTGGTGAGTAGTATGGTTGAAGACAGACATGTAATTGAAGCACTTGGAAAAGTTCGTGTAGTAATAGAAAATGGTGAAATAACAGAAGTTGGATCATCTGAAGTTAAATACTGTCCGATGTTTCATGCAATGCATGGAGTGGAAGAATTAAACGAAGAATTCATACGTAAAAACATTAATTTCAGAATCAAGGACTTTGGAATGTGCACTCCACAAAGAATAATTGAAATGGATGATGCAATTACTGTGGGTATATCTGAAATTTTAAAATCCAACATGGAACTTGGAAACATTGATTGTGTTGTAGGTGCCTGTGATGGTGCTGGGACTTTGATTATGACAAATCCACGTGTCGTACAGGGTGTTGGTGCAAGAGTGTCTGGTCTTGTAAGTACCACTCCGATTCCTGAAGTAATTGAAAAACTTCAACAAAAGGATAGTGTGATTTTAAACCCCGAAACTGCAGAATTAAATCAATTGGAAGGGTTAAAATTAGCATTGGACAAGGGATATAAGAATATTGCAATAACAATACTTCCTTCATATATGGTTGAAGAAATTAGAAATTATCCAATTGATGATGATGTGAATGTCTATATTTTAGTGGCACATACAACAGGAACTGCTCCTGAAGATGTTAAAATGATATTTAATAATGCAGATATTGTGACTGCCTGTGCATCAAAACATGTTGCTGAATATACTGATAAATACCAGCCTTATTATTATGGATCAAAGGTTCCAATATTCTGTGCTAGTGAAGAAGGACATAAATTATTGGACAATAGACTTAAAAAGATAGGTAAACCATTGTCTAATAATAATTATCCAAGAAATAAAAGCGATATTCCTCATAAATTAATTTAAATGATTATTTATCAATTCAATGTCTAGCAATAGACATTATTCTATTTTAATTCTTTTTTTTCATTAAAAATATAAATAACCAGTTCATAATGTTAAAATAAGACTGATTGTAGGTGTTAACAATGAAATACACAAAGCTTGGAAATTCAGATTTAAAAGTGAGTAAAGTTTGTATGGGATTTGGAGATCCGACAAATGGGGTGCATACATGGACTTTGCCTGAAAAAGAATCTCTTGAAGTTATAAAAAACGGTTTGGATAATTGAATTAACTTTTATGATACTGCTATCGGTTATCAGAACGGAACTTCAGAGCAGTATGTTGGAAAAGCAGTAAGAGAATATGCTTCAAGAGAAGATGTGGTTGTTGCAACCAAATTTCTGCCAAGGTCTGAAGAGGACATTAAAAATAATGTGTCAGGTCAACAGCACATTCATAATATGGTTAATAAAAGCCTCACAAACTTAGGGCTTGATTATATTGATTTATATATTTATCACATGTGGGACTACAATACTCCGTTGTATGATCTTTTGGAAGGCTTGAATGAAGTGATTGAAGAAGGAAAAGTAAGATACATAGGTATATCAAATTGTTTTGCTTGGCAGCTTGCAAAGGCTAATGCACTGGCTGATGCTGAAGGTTTTTCAAAATTTGTTTCTATTCAAGGTCATTACAATCTAATTTTCAGAGAAGAGGAGCGTGAAATGATTCCTATGTGTGCTGCAGATAATATTGCAACTACTCCTTACAGTGCTCTTGCATCTGGTAGATTATCTAGAATGCCTGGTGTTGATTCAAAAAGATTAAATGAAGACTTTTATGCAAAATTAAAGTATGATTCATCATAGAGTAATGATTTGGAAATCATAAAAAGGGTTAATGAAATTGCACAAAACTTGGAGGTTTCAATGACTGAAGTGTCTCTTGCATGGCTGGAAACCAAAGTTACATCCCCAATCGTTGGTCCAACTAAAATGCATCATGTTGAAGGTGCTGTCAACAGTGTTGATCTGTCTCTTTCAAGTGATGATATTGCTTATTTGGAAGAACCGTATGTTGCTCATGAATTGGTCGGCGTAATGGCTGATAATAAAGTATCCGCTAGTGATAATGAGAAAGTATGGGCAAAAAGTACAAAAAATAAGATTTAAAATTATTATTCTTTTTTGAATAATAATTTATCAATAATGTCCATATCTAGATTTTCCTCAACAATTTCAGCTAATCTGTTTAAGGAATAATCTTTTTGAGTTTCGTAAGGATCTTCACAATATTTTGCTTCAAGGCCTTTTTTAACTCTAATATAATTTAAAAATTCTCTTCTGAAGTTATAGTTATGGAATATTCCATGGAAATAAGTTGCAAACACATTTCCATTGGATGCACCATCAATCATACCATCATCGTTATTTCCCTGTCCTTTTTTAATATTTAATAATGGTTTTGAGTTTATTAGATTAGTGGTACCTTCATGAATTTCATAACCTGTAATTATTTCACCAACAATGTTTTTGAATATTTCACCTGCAAGGCCATCAAGATTGTCTGGAATTGTTGCCTCTGATTGAGTTACAATCTTTCCAGCCCTTGAAAATTGGGATTCGATGTCCAAAATGCCAAGTCCGTTCATTGTTCCGTGTTTGGATTCACGTTTGTCTTCATCGTAAATAATGTTTCCGAGAATTTGTAATCCTCCGCAGATTCCAACAATTGGTATTTCTTCTGATTTTTTGATGATTTTATCTGCAAGACCACTTTCACGAAGAGCAAACATATCTTCAGTTGAATTACGGGTTCCTGGAATTAAAATAGCATCAACATCTCCAATATCATCATTGATACCAATCATTTTAAGTGAAACATCTTCTTCATATTCGAATGGATCAATGTCTGTAAAGTTAGCTATTTTGGGAAGTCTGATTACTCCAATTGTTATGTCTTTGTCTTCTGCAAAGTTGTGTGTAGTTAATGATGCAGAATCTTCTTCAGGAAGCTTTAAAGTTGGATCATATGGTAAAACTCCTAAAACAGGTTCACCAGTAATTTCTTCGATTCTATCAAGACCAGGTTTTAATATATCTAAATTACCTCTGAATTTATTGATTACAGTGGCCTTTAATCTGGATCTGTCATAATCATCAAGTAATACGTAAGTTCCTGCAATTGCTGCAAAAACACCGCCCATTTCAATATCTGCTATTAATATAACATTTGCATCTGCAAGATGTGCGATTTCCATATTTGCGATATCCTGGTCACGCATATTAATTTCTGCAGGAGAACCTGCTCCTTCAATGATAATTACATCATATTCTTCTTTTAAGATATTGAAACTTTTTTTAATAGCTTCTAATGCTGTATCATGGTATTTATGCTGGTAATCATAAAAGTTCATATCTCCAATTGATTTTCCTTGGATGATTACGTTAGATGTAAAATCTCCTTTTGGTTTGAGCAAAACGGGATTCATGTGTATACTTGGTTCAACCATTGATGCTTCGGCCTGTAGCATTTGTGCTATTCCAATTTCCCCATTTTCTTTTGTTGTATATGAGTTTAAAGACATGTTTTGGGATTTGAAAGGTGCTACTTTATATCCTCTGTTTTTATATATTCTGCATAAGGCGGCTACGAGCATACTTTTTCCAGCATTTGATGAAGTTCCTTGAACCATGATACAATTTGTCATAGTAGAATATATTTAGTTAATATTATAAATAATTTTAAAATGAGTTAAATTTAATCGTATTTGGGGCATGGATTAATATATATCATTTATTTGGGGTTTTCAAACACATGAATATTATTTGAAATAAACTGACTGTGCGATATATAACCATGCCTGCAAATCGATTTACAATATATAATTATTGAAAATTAATATTGCATTTAATTATATATCTTTTTTTAATATATATTTTTAACTTTTTTTGATATTTATTTTTATTTTAGTTAATTACTCTTTAATTAATCGATATTTATATTAAAAAAAGTTTTTTAATTATTTTTTATTTTTCGATATGAAATATATTTATCATTTGGATGTTCTTTTTTTGTTCATTTTAATTCAAGACCATCTCTATATGCATTTCCAACTTTTTTTCCAATGTCCAGATAAATTTTATTCATCCAATCAAAAGCTATTGGGTGGAATTTTTCAAAGGATAGTTTTCCATTTTCTTCAAGAATGGATTCATCTAAACTTACATTGACGATTTCACCTATTAATTTCCAATTCTCTGCATCATAACTTTTAACTTTACATTCAACAGCAAATGGTAATTCATTTATAATTGGTGCGTCTACAAATTCTGATGGGGGTGGTGTGGAATCCTGTTTTTTCAAATTTATTTTCAACTTTGTTTCCAGTTGTAATTCCGAGATAATCTCATGCGGTTTCATTTTCTAATCTGCCATACTTACAACAAATGAATTTCTCTCAAGTATGCCTTTCAAAGTGTGTCTTTGTGATGCAACTGTGATTGAAATTTCTTTTTCATGACTTATTCCTCCTCATACTGCAAGCATTGCACAGGGTTTGTTTTTATCATCGTAGGATGATAAGATTAGAACTGGCATGGGCATGATGTAAGGTTTTGCTCCTATGTTTTTCCTTGTCATAATTAATTCTCCAAAAATTTGGTAATGGTATATTTAATGATTTTTTGTTAAGTATTTTTGCTATATTGAATTTAAAAAACATATTCTTAAATATTAAAGTAACTTTTGTTTACTAAATTAGAAACCTTTATATAAGATACAGATTTAAATAATATTTAAATAGTATATTTAACTTAATTTTTTAATGATGAATTATATTTATTGAAAAGGAGGTTTATTCTATGAAATTTGAAGAACCAGAAATAACTGAAGATTCTCCTCAAGAAGTAGTTGCTGAGCCAGTAGTAGAAAAAGAAGAAAAAGGCGAAGAAACTAAACCAATGTTAAATTATGATAATATTAAAAGTTCACAAGATATTGAAGTACCGCCTTTATTAATTGACCAAGTTATTGGACATGAAGAGTCCATTGAAACAATTAAAAAGGCAGCAAAACAAAGAAGAAATGTTTTACTCATTGGAAATCCTGGTGTGGGAAAATCTATGCTTGCTAAAGGAATGGCACAGATTTTGCCTCATGAAACTTTAAAAGATATATTAGTTTACCCAAATATGGAAGATAATAACCACCCATTGATAAGGACAGTACCTGCGGGTGAGGGTAAAAAAATTGTAAAAGCAACAAAAGGATCGGCTAAAAGTCATGAGGAAAAGAAAACAATCATTACAATGTTTGCAATTGGTGGTGTTTTAGTAATTGGATTTATGTATGGAAGATTACTTGAATCTATTATTGCAGCAGCTTTAATTTTACTCATTTCAATTCAAATCAAACCAAGAAATAATAATATGTCTCCGAAATTGTTGGTTAATAACCAAGATTCAAGATTTGCACCATTCATGGATGCAACCGGTTCTCATGCTGGTGCTCTCTTAGGAGACGTACGTCACGATCCATACCAATCTGGTGGGCTCGGAACTCCTGCACACGAACGTGTAGAAGCAGGTATGATTCACAAAGCTAACCGTGGAGTTTTATACATTGACGAAATAGGTACAATGTCCATGAAAACCCAACAAGAGTTATTGTCTGCAATGCAGGAAAAACAATATGCAATCACTGGTCAAAGTGAAAACTCAAGTGGTGCAATGGTAAGGTCCCAAGCAGTACCATGTGACTTTGTGCTTGTAGCATCAGGTAACCTTCAAGTTTTAGAAGGAATGCATATTGCAATGAGATCCAGAATCAGAGGATATGGTTACGAAGTATTCATGAAAGATTATATGGAAGATACAACTGAAAACAGAGAAAAATTAGTTCAGTTCGTAGCTCAAGAAGTCAAAAACGATGGAAGAATTCCTCACTTCTCAACTGATGCATTAGATGAAATCATTATGGAAGCAAAAAGAAGATCTGGAAAGCAAAATGCTTTAACTTTGAAATTAAGAGACCTTGGTGGACTTGTAAGATCTGCAGGGGATGTAGCTATTGAAAAAGGTGCTGACCTTGTAACTGCTGAACATGTATTTGAAGCTAAAAAATATGCAAGAACATTAGAACAGCAAATTGCTGATAGGTCTATCTTACAAAGAAAAGATTACAGTATGGTCTCTGCTCAAGGTGGAAGAGTTGGTCTTATTAACGGTCTTGCAGTTATTGGAGATAGAAGTGGAATCGTATCACCAATTGCAGCAGAAGCAGCTCCAACCCAATCCAAAATGGGTGGTCAAATAATTGCAACAGGTAAATTAGGTGAAATTGCTAGTGAATCAGTTCAAAACGTAAGTGCATTGATTAAGAAATACACTAACAAGGACATTTCCAATTATGATATTCACGTTCAGTTCATTCAAACCTATGATGGTGTTGAAGGGGATTCAGCTAGTGTAAGTATTGCAACTGCTGTTATTTCAGCTATTGAAGAAATTC
Protein-coding sequences here:
- a CDS encoding nuclease; this translates as MSDGNKVYNLLITKGEYDPTEQYEFYKGRINEEEDFLYKEYNTLEHELTDELFEKIDVIVLLFGLYKYDKELFDELMAKSKELDIPLLSIRCYGMEAILKELEEKADAVVGWNPHCIINAIETLTDRENWVKPCDIAEDE
- a CDS encoding DUF2099 family protein; this translates as MVEDRHVIEALGKVRVVIENGEITEVGSSEVKYCPMFHAMHGVEELNEEFIRKNINFRIKDFGMCTPQRIIEMDDAITVGISEILKSNMELGNIDCVVGACDGAGTLIMTNPRVVQGVGARVSGLVSTTPIPEVIEKLQQKDSVILNPETAELNQLEGLKLALDKGYKNIAITILPSYMVEEIRNYPIDDDVNVYILVAHTTGTAPEDVKMIFNNADIVTACASKHVAEYTDKYQPYYYGSKVPIFCASEEGHKLLDNRLKKIGKPLSNNNYPRNKSDIPHKLI
- the cobQ gene encoding cobyric acid synthase CobQ: MTNCIMVQGTSSNAGKSMLVAALCRIYKNRGYKVAPFKSQNMSLNSYTTKENGEIGIAQMLQAEASMVEPSIHMNPVLLKPKGDFTSNVIIQGKSIGDMNFYDYQHKYHDTALEAIKKSFNILKEEYDVIIIEGAGSPAEINMRDQDIANMEIAHLADANVILIADIEMGGVFAAIAGTYVLLDDYDRSRLKATVINKFRGNLDILKPGLDRIEEITGEPVLGVLPYDPTLKLPEEDSASLTTHNFAEDKDITIGVIRLPKIANFTDIDPFEYEEDVSLKMIGINDDIGDVDAILIPGTRNSTEDMFALRESGLADKIIKKSEEIPIVGICGGLQILGNIIYDEDKRESKHGTMNGLGILDIESQFSRAGKIVTQSEATIPDNLDGLAGEIFKNIVGEIITGYEIHEGTTNLINSKPLLNIKKGQGNNDDGMIDGASNGNVFATYFHGIFHNYNFRREFLNYIRVKKGLEAKYCEDPYETQKDYSLNRLAEIVEENLDMDIIDKLLFKKE
- the lonB gene encoding ATP-dependent protease LonB, giving the protein MLNYDNIKSSQDIEVPPLLIDQVIGHEESIETIKKAAKQRRNVLLIGNPGVGKSMLAKGMAQILPHETLKDILVYPNMEDNNHPLIRTVPAGEGKKIVKATKGSAKSHEEKKTIITMFAIGGVLVIGFMYGRLLESIIAAALILLISIQIKPRNNNMSPKLLVNNQDSRFAPFMDATGSHAGALLGDVRHDPYQSGGLGTPAHERVEAGMIHKANRGVLYIDEIGTMSMKTQQELLSAMQEKQYAITGQSENSSGAMVRSQAVPCDFVLVASGNLQVLEGMHIAMRSRIRGYGYEVFMKDYMEDTTENREKLVQFVAQEVKNDGRIPHFSTDALDEIIMEAKRRSGKQNALTLKLRDLGGLVRSAGDVAIEKGADLVTAEHVFEAKKYARTLEQQIADRSILQRKDYSMVSAQGGRVGLINGLAVIGDRSGIVSPIAAEAAPTQSKMGGQIIATGKLGEIASESVQNVSALIKKYTNKDISNYDIHVQFIQTYDGVEGDSASVSIATAVISAIEEIPIDQTVALTGSLNVRGDVMPIGGATAKIEAAAEAGMKKVLIPKSNMKDVMIEKKYEDMIEIIPTETLSDVLENILISGSAKDNLIAKMRDLSSRVADKVPQPSLNNPTTN